The stretch of DNA AAAGGTAAAAAATCACCGAAGGTAATAGTCTTTGGCGGAGATGGAGGAACATTCGACATAGGGCTTCAAGCGCTAAGCGGGGCATTGGAAAGAGGTCATGATTTGATTTATATATGCTACGATAACGAAGCATATATGAATACAGGTATCCAAAGATCAAGCGCAACACCTAAGGGTGCTTCAACAACAACAAGCCCAGCCGGCAAGGTCATACCCGGAAAACTCGAAAGAAAAAAGGATTTAATAGGAATTGCTGTAGCTCATGGAATAAAATACGCTGCGACAGCGAATCCCGCATATCCTATAGATCTTTTCAATAAGATAAGAAAAGCTGCATCAGTAAAGGGACCAACCGTAATTCACTACTTTACCCCCTGTCCTACAGGATGGAGAGCTGATCCAAGCCGGAGCATCGAGATTGCAAGACTAGCTGTGCAGACTAGGGTTTGGCCATTGTACGAGTGTGACAATGGAGTGTGGAAATTAAATGTTAATGTTAAGAAGCCTAAGCCCGTTGAGGAGTATCTTCGACTACAAGGAAGGTTCAGACATTTGCTAAAACCGGAGAATAGATGGTTGCTTGAAGAAATAAAACGAGATATTGAAGCAAACTGGGAAAGAATACTAAAGCTAACTGGTTTAAGTTAAATTTTAAAATCAAAATTATTTTTCTTTTAATGCTAATAGGGCAAAGCATGCTTCTCTCTATATATAGGGATTATTATAGTTTGCTCGTGAACTTAGCGGTATATTCTTCTAGTAGAAAATTTAAATAGAAGGGTCTTATTCCTTAATCGACACTACGGGTGTTATAAGCATGAAAGTGCCTAAAGAGATAAGAACATACTGTCCAAGATGTAAGAAATATACAGCGCATACTGTCACATTATATAAAGCTGGAAAAAGGCGAAGTTTATCAGAGGGTGAGCGAAGATATCGTGCTAAGCAAAAGGGATATGGTTCGAAGAGGAAACCAGAGCAAAAAAGAACGGCTAAAGTAACTAAAAAACAAGTTTTGAAGTTAAAATGTAGAGAATGTGGTTATATACTTCACAAGAAAGGAATAAGATTAAAGAAAATAGAAATAGTAGAAAAGCTGTAAGGTGAGATTATGAAAAAAAGAAAAATTCTAATTCCACAGCCAAAAAGCCGCTTTATTCTAGTCAAATGTCCAGATTGCGAAAATGAGCAAATAATTTTTGATCATGCTACGATCAAAGTAGAATGTAATGTTTGCGGCAAAGTGTTGGCGCAACCAAGCGGAGGAAAGGCCATAATTTATGCGAAGATACTTAAAGTTCTAGGCTGAAAATCATGAGAAAACGCAAGAAATATCCAAGAAGAAATGAGTTAGTCATCGGAACTGTAAAAAAAATATTTGAGCACGGAGCCTTTATAACATTAGACGAGTACGGCGGTTTAGAGGCTTACTGTCCATTAAACGAAGTATCTCATTCATGGTTCCATAATATAAGAGAAGTACTAAAAGAAGGACAGAAAAGAGTGTTTAAAGTTATCAGAGTAAATCCATACAAAATGCACATAGATGTTTCACTTAAAAGAGTTAGCGAGAGCGAAAAAAGGGATAAGATATTAGAATGGAAGAGAGCCCAGCGAGCTGAAAAACTTCTTGAATTGGCTGCAAAGCGCCTTAACAGAACATTAGACGAAGCTTACGCAGAAGCAGGATGGAAAATGGAGGACTATTTCGGCGAAATTTACGCGGGATTTGAGGAAGCGGTCCTCCATGGGAAGAAGGTTCTATCGGAAGCTGGCGTAAAAGATCCCTGGCTTTCCGTAATATATGAGCTGGCTAAAGCCCATATTGAAATTAGAAGAGTAAAAATTAGCGGAGAATTCATAGTAAAATGCTACGAGAGAGATGGCGTAGAAAGGATAAAAAGCGTTCTCACATCTTGGCAAGACTTACTAAGCAACTACAAAGACGTGGAAGTTCGCGTATACACTGAAGGGGCTCCACGCTATAGAATAAATCTAACGGCATTAGACTATAGAACCGCTGAACAATTATTGAAAGAAATTCTAAATCGTGTTCATAAAAAATCAGTAGAACAGAGATGCATAGTAAGCTTTAAACGTATAAAGGATTAAACCATGGTCAGAAAAGGTATTCTCAGAATGTGTAAAAAATGCGGAAAATATACGTTAAAACAGGATAAATGTCCTTATTGCGGGGGTCCAGTAAGAGTACCTCATCCGCCTAAATTTTCTCCTGAGGATAAATGGGGGGAATATAGAAGAAAAATAAAACTAGCTTCTCTCATCCAGAAAAAGACTCAGGATAAATAACCTTGTACACTAGAACCCATTGGTTTGGTTCTGAAGCATAGACAAGCTCAAAATGTTCTGGTGGAGGTATTCTCACCATAGGAGCGCCCCCTTCTTCAGGTCCATAGCCCGGAAAAGGCATTGGCTTGCCAAATCCGAGAAAGTCTAAAGGCTCAAAGACGAACATTCTCCTTCTATCCGTCTTCCTGAATAAAAGTCTATATAGAGTCGCATTTCTAGCCTCTGGAGTATCGGCAGGAACGATTATAGGTACCTGTCCACTTCTCGTGCGGAGAACCGTTACTGTTTGGAAACGATTTGGATCCCATCCAATCCACCTAGCCATTTGGTAACTTTTAGCGAAATCGCCACCATACCCGGATAGAGCGACTGAGGTGTAAACGTACTGCCCTAGCATAGGCAGCGTCCTGCTATAAGGATTGGGGATTTGCAGCGGTGTGTTCTCGCCACCGAGGAAAGGCTCGAATACTACAACATATGACACTTTTAGCCGCTTGAAGATTTTCAATGCCTCAGTTTCGTTAGATAGAAAAGCTCTGGCTATCAGCCTTATCTGAGTGCTGTTGATTGTACCATTATCGCATGTAGTATTACGTCTAGTCATTACTGCAATCCAATAACCATAGTCCCACCACGTGGCTATAACAGAGTTTTCTGGAACGTTATTTCTAATCCACTCCAAGGCTGAAAGCCAATCAGCGTCGATTTGTGCAGTGCTCGAAGTTAAGATAAGAACTGGTTGGTTAGAATATCTAACCGTGGTTTCAGAAACAACAACAGGCACTAGCAAAAGTATGATAATTATTATTGAAAAAGCCACAACTTCACGGCTCAATCCAGCCTCTTTTTTGAACTTAAGCCTTTTAGGGGGGCGCATTATGTCGAGCAGTGTTTCAACTATAATTAAAAAACCCATACCTCCAGCTAAGATCACCGGTAATGACTGCACCAGCGATAATCTTGCCAGTGACGCCGCGGCATACGTAGATGTAAGCCATAATAATCCTAAAAGATAACCCTCTAAGCTCTTTCTTTTCAAAGAATAAAAGGCACCAAACAGCGAAAACACTAGTAACATGCCAAAATCTTGATAAATTTGAGACCATGACGGAACTGCATGCTCAGCTACTGTCGTTATACCAACTTCTCTCAACCATGGAAATACCACGGCTAGCATTCTACCAGCTAGACGCGGTATAACGTTGTAAATAGATAGAATCGTTATGAGGACAGCTATAACTAGAAACGCGGCTAAATAAAGTTTTCTAGGATTCTTGATAGCAGGTAAACGAGGTCTCATAAGAGTCAATAATGATAGGATGTTACCAGCCATGGGTAAAAGCGCATATGCCGACATGAAAGCCTTGTCAGGACCAAATCTAGGAATTATCGCTATAAAAACTTGGAAAATTACGTTGCTTATGATGAAGCTTTCGGCAGCGTTTTTATCGTTTGGATGAAGAAGAAGCCATATAACGATCAACAGGGAAAGTAATTCCCATATGTAAATGTAGCCTCCCCACGCCAAAGCTACAATGCCATAACTTAATCCCGCAATTATTGCCCATGACATTTTTTCTTCTCTATACGATTTTAGAAAGGCATAAAGACCAAATAGAATCGCAGGTATTGCTATGCCCTCATGCTTTGCTCCCAGGTTAGTCCTATAAATAAAGGGGAAGCTGATAGATATAAAAAACGCGCTGAAAATGCCTAAATTATCATCTTTAAGCTTTCTTCCTACAAGAAACATTGCGAACGTAGCAAATGAAGCAGCAATAGCTGGTAAGAATGCATGTATCTCGTATAGACTAACAGGAAATCCGAACAAGTTATTAAGAATGTAGTAAATTATTGCCGAGAATATGGCGCTTCCCGGCTGGCTCGACCTTCTTAGATCGCGGCCATAAGGTGCCCAGAAGAGAG from Thermoproteales archaeon encodes:
- a CDS encoding 30S ribosomal protein S27e, which produces MKKRKILIPQPKSRFILVKCPDCENEQIIFDHATIKVECNVCGKVLAQPSGGKAIIYAKILKVLG
- a CDS encoding 50S ribosomal protein L44e encodes the protein MKVPKEIRTYCPRCKKYTAHTVTLYKAGKRRSLSEGERRYRAKQKGYGSKRKPEQKRTAKVTKKQVLKLKCRECGYILHKKGIRLKKIEIVEKL
- a CDS encoding translation initiation factor IF-2 subunit alpha, whose protein sequence is MMRKRKKYPRRNELVIGTVKKIFEHGAFITLDEYGGLEAYCPLNEVSHSWFHNIREVLKEGQKRVFKVIRVNPYKMHIDVSLKRVSESEKRDKILEWKRAQRAEKLLELAAKRLNRTLDEAYAEAGWKMEDYFGEIYAGFEEAVLHGKKVLSEAGVKDPWLSVIYELAKAHIEIRRVKISGEFIVKCYERDGVERIKSVLTSWQDLLSNYKDVEVRVYTEGAPRYRINLTALDYRTAEQLLKEILNRVHKKSVEQRCIVSFKRIKD
- a CDS encoding RNA-protein complex protein Nop10; amino-acid sequence: MVRKGILRMCKKCGKYTLKQDKCPYCGGPVRVPHPPKFSPEDKWGEYRRKIKLASLIQKKTQDK
- a CDS encoding pyruvate ferredoxin oxidoreductase (catalyzes the formation of acetyl-CoA from pyruvate and coenzyme A); translation: MSGLNLIKTLKEIPREELLAPGHRLCAGCGAPIIARFVLKAIEGPKVVVNATGCLEVATTIFPYTSWKVPWVHSAFENAASTASGIEAAFRILEKKKGKKSPKVIVFGGDGGTFDIGLQALSGALERGHDLIYICYDNEAYMNTGIQRSSATPKGASTTTSPAGKVIPGKLERKKDLIGIAVAHGIKYAATANPAYPIDLFNKIRKAASVKGPTVIHYFTPCPTGWRADPSRSIEIARLAVQTRVWPLYECDNGVWKLNVNVKKPKPVEEYLRLQGRFRHLLKPENRWLLEEIKRDIEANWERILKLTGLS